A single region of the Caballeronia insecticola genome encodes:
- a CDS encoding ShlB/FhaC/HecB family hemolysin secretion/activation protein translates to MKIREWTRAFMLAALAAPISSPHAFAQTTPRASVGGNPLDALPQVNAPPKPPVAVSVAPPAPTLDALLARHVTPAKIEIEGVKALPFDEVAARFTPFVGRDVTIGELIEAANGVTALYKQRGYALSFAFVPAQTFEDGVVRVTVVEGYIAQVVVKGQAGAAEKRIRAVAERLQADRPLTQANFERYINVLGMIPGVKTKANVAPPQNTDGATALELDVERKPFNFSTGIDFNHPGVQGILSATENGMLGLGESLTAAALLPKGRDDQTYYALNGTLPVGTDGFTTKVDASHYHGHPVDNPGLPSYIERTVVNDKLAFSAVYPFLLSNARSVVGTASVYASHDEDRLKNTIVAGNPYLSQRSQVRVAQLQLDYTGIGTGVVRRASFNVAKAFDVLGASKSAETNIAGYAPVNPVSLTFVRTGATHTQSNEWPFKIGTVVSATGQYSPDTLPTSEQISFGAQRFALGYQPGEASGDSGWGASFEVNRPLDVGMTYLKSFTPYVTIDAARVFLHGGTANPRRLSSVGIGFRVSDAKHYSIDLSVAKAIGDAPVESASRSPRINATLSYQLD, encoded by the coding sequence ATGAAGATCCGTGAATGGACACGGGCGTTCATGCTCGCCGCACTTGCGGCGCCCATTTCATCGCCACATGCGTTCGCGCAGACAACGCCACGCGCGAGCGTCGGCGGCAATCCGCTCGATGCGCTCCCGCAAGTCAACGCGCCGCCCAAACCGCCCGTCGCGGTGAGCGTCGCTCCGCCCGCGCCCACGCTCGACGCGCTGCTCGCCCGTCACGTCACGCCGGCCAAGATCGAGATCGAAGGCGTGAAGGCGCTGCCCTTCGATGAAGTCGCCGCCCGCTTCACGCCGTTCGTCGGCCGCGACGTGACCATCGGCGAATTGATCGAGGCGGCCAACGGCGTCACCGCGCTCTACAAGCAACGCGGCTATGCGCTCTCGTTCGCGTTCGTGCCGGCGCAGACGTTTGAAGACGGCGTCGTGCGCGTGACGGTCGTCGAAGGCTATATCGCGCAGGTCGTCGTGAAGGGTCAGGCGGGCGCGGCGGAGAAGCGTATCCGCGCGGTCGCCGAACGCCTGCAAGCGGACCGGCCGCTCACGCAGGCAAACTTCGAACGCTATATCAACGTGCTCGGGATGATTCCGGGCGTGAAGACGAAGGCGAACGTCGCGCCGCCGCAGAACACCGACGGCGCCACCGCGCTCGAACTCGATGTCGAGCGCAAGCCGTTCAACTTCAGCACGGGCATCGACTTCAATCATCCGGGTGTGCAGGGCATTCTGAGCGCGACGGAAAACGGCATGCTCGGGCTCGGCGAATCGCTGACGGCCGCCGCGCTTCTGCCGAAAGGACGCGACGATCAAACCTATTACGCGCTGAACGGCACGCTGCCGGTCGGCACCGACGGCTTCACCACCAAAGTCGATGCGTCGCACTATCACGGCCATCCCGTCGACAATCCCGGCCTGCCGTCGTATATCGAACGCACCGTGGTCAACGACAAGCTCGCGTTTTCCGCCGTGTATCCGTTCCTGCTGAGCAACGCGCGCAGTGTGGTCGGCACGGCGAGCGTGTATGCATCGCACGACGAGGACCGGCTGAAGAACACCATCGTCGCGGGCAATCCGTATCTGTCGCAGCGTTCGCAGGTTCGCGTCGCGCAGCTTCAGCTCGATTACACCGGCATCGGCACGGGCGTCGTGCGGCGCGCGAGCTTCAATGTCGCGAAGGCGTTCGATGTGCTCGGGGCGTCGAAAAGTGCGGAGACCAATATCGCGGGCTATGCGCCGGTCAATCCGGTGTCGCTCACGTTCGTGCGCACCGGCGCGACCCACACGCAGAGCAACGAATGGCCGTTTAAAATCGGCACCGTGGTGTCCGCGACCGGACAATACTCGCCCGACACATTGCCGACATCCGAGCAGATCTCGTTCGGCGCGCAGCGTTTCGCGCTCGGCTATCAGCCGGGCGAAGCGTCGGGCGATTCGGGCTGGGGCGCGTCGTTCGAAGTGAACCGGCCGCTCGATGTCGGCATGACGTATCTGAAGAGCTTTACGCCCTATGTGACGATCGACGCCGCGCGCGTGTTTCTGCACGGCGGGACGGCGAATCCGCGCAGGTTGTCGTCAGTGGGAATCGGCTTTCGCGTGTCGGATGCGAAGCACTACAGCATCGATTTGTCGGTCGCGAAAGCCATCGGCGATGCGCCGGTCGAAAGTGCGTCGCGCAGTCCGAGGATCAACGCGACGCTGTCGTATCAGCTCGACTGA